TTCTCACCCGCGGACCATATTTCCGGGGATATCTGCGATGAATGCGTTTTATTCGCCGCATTTTATGGAAAACAAAATTGCCAGTCTGCGCTTTAGCATTAACCGTCCGAAAAGACGGGGCGGACATTCTATTCTGGCCGCCGGCTTGATCCAGTATAACGATGTGTCTTTGTACATTACCCATGATAATAATTTCCCTGGTGAATATACCATGATGGAATTTACCAATGGGCTGACATTGAAGCATTTCATATTCTTAGGTGCGCCACAAAGCGACAGTGAAAAGTATGATCAACATGGTGATTTTAAACTGACAAATTACTATAGCGCGTCGAGCTATGCGCAATTTGGTGCTTATACCGATGTCACTGATCAGCTGCGTATTTATGGCCAACCGGGTGCCAGTGAACGTGCCAATGATGTTCAGAATGCAGAAGATGAGACACCTGTCAGTGTGGTTGAGCTGGAACATCCGCAGCATATTACGGTGTTAATCGCAGGGGGACGGCTCGTTGGTGTCAATAAAGTGAGTGACCAAAGTGCTGTGGTATTGCAGCCCATCCTGGACGAGCCTGACACGATGCAAGCCTATCTGAAAAACGCTGAGCTGGTTACCGAGTTTATTTTGCCCTTAACGGATACTTACTCAATTCAGGTAGAGAAATACCCCCAGTATCCCGAAGTTGAAGTGTATGTCACCATTCCACAAACCAATGGCAAGGTACTGGTACTTAACTATGAAGATGTACTGACTCAGAGTGACGAGGACAGTGCCACTGTACAGCTGACCGTTGGTCAGGAAAATGAGAATGCCAATATTAGTATTAACGGCGTAGCTCAGGCACCGACGTATGCTGAGGAAAGTAGCTTTGTAGTGGCGCAGGTTTCTGCACTCAAAGCCATAGTGAATGGACGCGTTGTTTCGCTGAGTTGGCAAAACCCGCAAGGCAGTAACCTGAAGGAAGTGGTGGTGACCAGGACGGTGAACAGTTTACCGACATCTATAGATGATGGCGTCAGGATCTTTACCGGTTTAGAGTCGGAGTTTGTTGACAGTGCATCTGACAATACACGCTATTACTACAATGTCTATTCGGTTGCTGATGATTCAACTTCTGAGCCCAATAGTATCTATGTTGATACGCACCAGGCAACCTTGCACGGTAAGGTTGCAGACGCCAGTGAAATGGGGATCGCCAGTGTTGAAGTGGTGTTGACCAATGGCGTTGGCCTGAGTCAGGTCGAAATTGCGCGTCAGCTAACGGATGCCAATGGCGTATTTAGCTTTGCAAATTTGGCGAAAGGTTTGTATAAGCTCAGTTATAGTCACGCTTCTTACCGTTTTGACGTGTCAGACGATGCAGTTAATCTGACCGAGGCGAGTCAACAGGTGAGTCAGCTTGGTGTGGCGGTTCCGGTTCTGTTAATCAATGTGGAGAATGCCATCGGCTCTGAGCAGCAGGTTAGTATTAACTGGTCGGGATTACATATCGCTGATTCAGATACCGTCGATATTGTTTATCAGGTGGGAGATGAGACGACAGAGATTGCCACTGGCGTTGCGTTCTCTCAGGGTCGCTACTTGTGGGATGTATCTGCACCGGGCGATACATCGGTATCAGTGCAAATTATGCTGAGTGAGGACAAAACCGTGATCAGTGAACAACAGGTTTTTGTTCTAAAAGAAGTCAGCCCATTTGACTTTAGCGGCGACAGTGTTTTATCCGCGGATGATGTGACGACGATTGTAACCGGGTGGTCTGCTACGACAGGTGATACGCAATTTGATCCGCGCTTTGACCTAAACGAAGATGGAGAGATTGATCTCAAAGATATTATGCAGGTAGTTGCTGCGCTTAATCAGGAGTAATCCATGGAATAATCCGTGGAGTAATCCGTGGAGTAATCCGTGGAGTAATCCGTGGAGTAATCCGTGGAGTAACCAAAGTTTGCTCAGGCCGAGCGTGTTGCCTGGCTTGAGCAAACGCCTCGCATGTGTTGCTTGTCTGTGTCGTGCCTGCATCTAATACCAATTTCACTTAATACCTGGTCTATTTGAAGAAGCAAATATGACGCTAACGGCGTTAAAAATTTCTCATTTAGAACAACTAAATAGCAAAATTTTTGCCTCGCCTACATGGACGTAGGTGCCTCAGCGATAGCAGGACGCGAGAGCGGTGTTATCGACGATATTTTCTCGCCTCAAAATAGAACACTTAATTAAGCAAATTGGTATAAATTGAGATTGCGAGGCGGGTTTCACAGTTTACAACACATCTAGACTCATCAATTAACCCCAGATAATACAATCCGGTCGATTGTCTTTAAATGTCCAGCAAGCATTTATTGAATTGCAAAAGTTAGTATTCGGGCAGTTGGGCAAGCCTGTTGCAGCACCGCCAATTTGAGGGGTTTGCTGAGGGGACAGCTGGCTGTTTTGGGACAGTGACTTGATTTTTTTCTTGTTCAAATTGAGTTTCATGCTCATTTCCTTTGTAGTGAGAAAAGCCCAATACCGGGCTCCGTTATGTTGGCCTCCTGCGCACTTCGAAGCGAGCTGGAGGATGTATACCAACCCTGCACGTTAATGCACCCACCTTTGAAAGTAAGCCATCAATCGGGTTGGCATTAATTCCTGTTACTGTGCTGTGTTCGTCTCCGGTGCGACTTCATGCCAGGAGAACTCGTCGTAAAAGTTGGTGCAATTTAGGGTGACCTCTGCGGCATTCGCCAGATAAAGCTGATCCGTATCCGACTGAGGA
The window above is part of the Pseudoalteromonas rubra genome. Proteins encoded here:
- a CDS encoding carboxypeptidase-like regulatory domain-containing protein yields the protein MKYFYIIALLSLLSAPALATEGSTAGENYDKSLARPVPVEQAAAVGMTPITFSEFPNGTAITNQYADRGIIFGGDAPFITSDSANPTTPVLTGSPRFNGAIEGRFVDPQTGEPTTVNSFSLDAGYFDNLSSTRLQWFNPEGDLIREVLDSQFGIEHFSIRDENIASFRIEIIAQEDAGYAIDNVAFNLMDAAFDHTFNLDKVILSPGSLSANQFSVYFKNLEALNGAALADVCNYQFHAEDSSLKVTAQNCDVSTDKKTFRIDFSLTQAPYNLSGAQVSVCKEEECEVIDDVNNLNVYTTAFNVSTDGFSFQNGDWNRFMLTEVKDVSLSSFLCWKFDRCTPDQLSYLGFMRKVARSFAQFLAPANKRKAYDVIGYYRLEDYTQGLNRLDRRFLGVCHGMAASAIANYNNASEGVAWGANIDATLTRAQLTSTFQSHWDNRNSESPKPYVKAVGSYDVKSDAADAFHGLSKIGYYFLSQSAFKGSAWIGSHPRTIFPGISAMNAFYSPHFMENKIASLRFSINRPKRRGGHSILAAGLIQYNDVSLYITHDNNFPGEYTMMEFTNGLTLKHFIFLGAPQSDSEKYDQHGDFKLTNYYSASSYAQFGAYTDVTDQLRIYGQPGASERANDVQNAEDETPVSVVELEHPQHITVLIAGGRLVGVNKVSDQSAVVLQPILDEPDTMQAYLKNAELVTEFILPLTDTYSIQVEKYPQYPEVEVYVTIPQTNGKVLVLNYEDVLTQSDEDSATVQLTVGQENENANISINGVAQAPTYAEESSFVVAQVSALKAIVNGRVVSLSWQNPQGSNLKEVVVTRTVNSLPTSIDDGVRIFTGLESEFVDSASDNTRYYYNVYSVADDSTSEPNSIYVDTHQATLHGKVADASEMGIASVEVVLTNGVGLSQVEIARQLTDANGVFSFANLAKGLYKLSYSHASYRFDVSDDAVNLTEASQQVSQLGVAVPVLLINVENAIGSEQQVSINWSGLHIADSDTVDIVYQVGDETTEIATGVAFSQGRYLWDVSAPGDTSVSVQIMLSEDKTVISEQQVFVLKEVSPFDFSGDSVLSADDVTTIVTGWSATTGDTQFDPRFDLNEDGEIDLKDIMQVVAALNQE